In Haloterrigena turkmenica DSM 5511, a single genomic region encodes these proteins:
- a CDS encoding DUF7344 domain-containing protein → MTIHTDQPTTASPASRRRADDGDDRADGTTVAIDDSIPQAAVRRVLDSDRRRELLRCLLDADDSLELPALVARIADAEHDSTAVTSLLELRQRVHVSLCRTHLPLLENYRVLDYDEIRGSVAPGARLSAFESALDLEALAGSEGAGLSQP, encoded by the coding sequence ATGACGATCCACACAGACCAGCCGACGACCGCGTCACCTGCCAGCCGTCGGCGAGCGGACGACGGCGACGACCGCGCGGACGGGACTACGGTCGCGATCGACGACTCCATCCCGCAGGCTGCCGTCCGCCGCGTGCTGGACAGCGATCGCCGTCGCGAACTGCTGCGCTGTCTGCTCGACGCGGACGACTCCCTCGAGCTGCCGGCGCTGGTCGCCCGGATCGCCGACGCCGAACACGACTCGACGGCCGTCACCTCGCTGCTGGAACTGCGCCAGCGCGTCCACGTCTCGCTGTGCCGGACCCACCTGCCGCTGCTCGAGAACTACCGCGTGCTCGACTACGATGAGATCCGCGGGAGCGTCGCTCCCGGCGCGCGGCTCTCGGCGTTCGAATCGGCCCTCGATCTCGAGGCCCTCGCCGGCTCGGAGGGTGCGGGGTTATCGCAGCCATAA
- a CDS encoding TATA-box-binding protein, with product MTDPKDTINIENVVASTGIGQELDLQSVAMDLEGADYDPEQFPGLVYRTQNPKSAALIFRSGKIVCTGAKSTDDVHESLRIVFDKLRELQIQVNEDPEIVVQNIVTSADLGRNLNLNAIAIGLGLENIEYEPEQFPGLVYRLDEPEVVALLFGSGKLVITGGKKPKDAEHAVDKIVSRLEDLGLLE from the coding sequence ATGACGGATCCCAAGGACACCATCAATATCGAAAACGTGGTGGCGTCGACCGGTATCGGGCAGGAACTCGACCTTCAGAGCGTCGCGATGGACCTCGAGGGCGCCGACTACGATCCGGAGCAGTTCCCCGGCCTCGTCTACCGCACCCAGAACCCCAAGTCCGCCGCGCTGATCTTCCGGTCGGGCAAGATCGTCTGTACCGGTGCCAAGAGCACTGACGACGTCCACGAGAGCCTGCGCATCGTCTTCGATAAACTCCGCGAACTTCAGATCCAGGTCAACGAGGACCCCGAGATCGTCGTCCAGAACATCGTCACCAGCGCCGATCTGGGCCGCAATCTCAACCTGAACGCCATCGCGATCGGTCTCGGCCTCGAGAACATCGAGTACGAGCCCGAGCAGTTCCCCGGTCTGGTCTACCGCCTCGACGAGCCCGAGGTCGTCGCCTTGCTGTTCGGCTCCGGCAAGCTCGTCATCACCGGCGGTAAGAAGCCCAAGGACGCCGAACACGCGGTCGACAAGATCGTTTCCCGCCTCGAGGACCTGGGCCTGCTCGAGTAA
- a CDS encoding THUMP domain-containing protein, with protein MYLLELGGEDDAFAAREAISAATGVRRIAPGLAVANAVNPERVRGLAYTHRASDLLGRTDADLESARVLLETAPIDREGSVAVRATDVHGSTGVSTERAERELGSILVNRGFTVDLDDPDHVLRAAFSEGPLEGGGELEADEETGDLFAAAGAEKDSLEESVSVCALGWLAAESVRDFGDRAPTDKPFFQPGSMDPLLARAAANIAGARPGATILDPMCGTGGGLVEAGLVGADVVGTDAQEKMVRGARENLEHFLDPETPSPTGVARGGWAVARGDGTRLPLAEDAVDGVVFDAPYGRQSKIETHRLEDLVAGALEEARRVAPRAVMIADRSWASEARNAGWGLEAAFERRVHRSLTRYVLVLERREPST; from the coding sequence GTGTACCTGCTCGAGCTCGGCGGCGAGGACGACGCGTTCGCGGCCCGCGAAGCGATCAGCGCCGCGACCGGCGTCCGGCGGATCGCCCCCGGTCTCGCCGTTGCAAACGCCGTCAACCCCGAGCGCGTCCGCGGGCTGGCCTACACCCACCGCGCGAGCGACCTGCTCGGGCGCACCGACGCCGACCTCGAGAGCGCGCGCGTCCTGCTCGAGACCGCGCCGATCGACCGCGAGGGGAGCGTCGCCGTGCGCGCGACCGACGTCCACGGCTCGACGGGCGTCAGCACCGAACGCGCGGAGCGCGAACTCGGCTCGATCCTGGTGAATCGGGGCTTTACCGTCGACCTCGACGACCCGGACCACGTGCTGCGCGCGGCGTTTTCGGAGGGACCGCTCGAGGGCGGCGGTGAACTCGAAGCGGATGAGGAGACCGGCGACCTGTTCGCCGCCGCGGGCGCGGAGAAAGACTCGCTCGAGGAATCGGTCTCGGTCTGCGCGCTCGGCTGGCTCGCGGCCGAGAGCGTCCGCGACTTCGGGGACCGCGCGCCGACGGACAAACCCTTCTTCCAGCCGGGGAGCATGGATCCGCTGCTGGCTCGCGCGGCGGCGAACATCGCCGGCGCCCGTCCCGGCGCGACGATCCTCGATCCGATGTGTGGTACCGGCGGCGGCCTCGTCGAGGCCGGACTCGTCGGCGCGGACGTCGTGGGAACGGACGCACAGGAAAAGATGGTCCGGGGCGCGCGTGAGAACCTCGAGCACTTCCTCGACCCCGAAACGCCGTCGCCGACCGGCGTCGCCCGCGGGGGCTGGGCCGTCGCCCGCGGGGACGGGACGCGGCTCCCGCTGGCCGAGGACGCCGTCGACGGCGTGGTCTTCGACGCGCCCTACGGCCGCCAGTCAAAGATCGAGACCCACCGCCTCGAGGACCTGGTGGCCGGAGCGCTCGAAGAAGCCCGTCGCGTGGCGCCGCGGGCCGTGATGATCGCCGATCGGTCGTGGGCGAGCGAGGCCCGGAACGCGGGATGGGGGCTCGAGGCCGCGTTCGAACGCCGCGTCCATCGCTCGCTGACGCGATACGTGCTGGTACTCGAGCGACGGGAGCCCTCGACGTAG
- a CDS encoding HalOD1 output domain-containing protein, producing the protein MSATEPTTRHLSQSDEVCTTVALAVADATETPVDELPPLYTAIDPDALNDIFQPRNGDRPQAGTHVSFSIAGCTVSIRDGTVTVSRDAETSDDQTASMPARAN; encoded by the coding sequence ATGAGCGCAACTGAGCCGACGACCCGACATCTCTCTCAATCCGACGAAGTGTGTACCACGGTAGCGCTGGCGGTCGCGGACGCGACGGAGACACCGGTCGACGAACTACCGCCGCTATACACGGCGATCGATCCCGACGCCCTCAACGATATCTTTCAGCCACGCAACGGCGATCGTCCGCAGGCGGGGACGCACGTTTCCTTCTCGATCGCGGGCTGCACCGTCAGCATCCGCGACGGCACCGTCACCGTCTCCCGGGACGCGGAGACGTCCGACGATCAGACCGCCTCGATGCCCGCGCGCGCGAACTGA
- a CDS encoding DUF7576 family protein, translated as MDDDPSATDASDAPDRCANCATSLDRGSWHPTVGWTDADDTYHLARFCSDACRDEWHRSRDGADTP; from the coding sequence ATGGATGACGACCCATCGGCCACCGACGCGTCCGACGCCCCCGATCGCTGTGCGAACTGCGCAACGAGCCTCGATCGAGGCAGTTGGCACCCGACCGTCGGGTGGACGGACGCGGACGACACGTACCATCTCGCCCGGTTCTGTAGCGACGCGTGCCGCGACGAGTGGCACCGGTCCCGCGACGGAGCCGACACCCCGTAA
- the merB gene encoding alkylmercury lyase family protein encodes MTDDPCACDSSHEGRSNDLEPAPDRWLGDSQRLEAPLPSDVQAGLGRVLGEGSIETLDKWVAEVRRRTNGSITVDDLCHADEETAHWGEIDGERYYFRCFYDAVLLSALAERPVAIRTESPGGTAIEARAAGATDLTVDPETAAFSFGVDETVSPPSDGEPSHADVYAAVCPFVRAFPDRESYDQWADAVPAATVAMPLEGATELAAALLA; translated from the coding sequence ATGACGGACGATCCGTGCGCCTGCGATAGTTCGCACGAGGGACGGTCGAACGACCTCGAGCCGGCGCCCGATCGGTGGCTCGGCGACTCGCAGCGTCTCGAGGCCCCGCTGCCGAGCGACGTTCAGGCGGGACTGGGACGGGTCCTCGGCGAGGGGTCGATCGAGACCCTGGACAAGTGGGTCGCCGAGGTCCGCCGTCGAACCAATGGGTCGATCACGGTCGATGACCTGTGTCACGCCGACGAGGAGACGGCCCACTGGGGCGAGATCGACGGTGAACGGTACTACTTCCGGTGTTTCTACGACGCGGTGTTGCTGTCGGCGCTCGCGGAGCGACCGGTCGCGATTCGGACCGAGAGTCCGGGCGGGACGGCAATCGAAGCGCGCGCCGCGGGTGCCACCGACCTGACGGTCGACCCCGAAACGGCCGCGTTCTCGTTCGGCGTCGACGAAACCGTCTCGCCGCCCTCGGACGGCGAACCGTCGCACGCGGACGTCTACGCCGCGGTCTGTCCGTTCGTCAGGGCGTTCCCGGACCGCGAGTCGTACGACCAGTGGGCCGACGCCGTCCCGGCGGCGACCGTCGCGATGCCCCTCGAGGGCGCCACCGAACTGGCGGCCGCGCTCCTGGCCTGA
- a CDS encoding bacterio-opsin activator domain-containing protein — MIVDDGLRILLVEDNPGDARLIEEMLQETAVPLASAERGRDRRSDVDCGTEAVEVLRADRLETGLERLAASSVDIVLLDLGLPDSSGLDTLTTVLERSAAVPIVVLTGLSDERVGVRAVQQGAQAYLVKDEITSELLTRSLRHALERHQRETQLTALSTVSRELMSMTSFDDIAERAVTSAAESLDFPVAAICLYDTDRGELRPRAATDRAEELLFTEEPIDDAAEVSTRLSASCTEIVERVFATNQVDVATADDARSSLSDTDSPLRSRLTFPLGTHGVFLVGSTNALTIPSIGVDYATILATNTEAALDRLSREQRLQEREAELETQTESLERLNRINAMIRDVVQSVVHATTRTEIEQAVCDQLAAADSFRFAWIGAHDSLSGTVTPNARSGVGNGYLDSVPFTTDGDSAECGPVEAAVRTRELQIVEDVVQTLSSASRREEAMKRGYRSIASIPLVYAETLYGILTVYADRPGIFTERVQSVLTELGETIAHAINAVESKRALISDRVVELKFEVQDADIVFLELTAETGCECTLESVVPRMDDRLRVFFSTSGAAVDEVAEFAERALGIEEFTLVAERAADCVFECTLREPNVVSFCLTQGVTVQTLTAADGAGQLTVELSSDADVRGFAERFQSAYPATSLVASREDERSVQTRQAFQTTLGDRLTDRQAEVLRTAFFSGYFESPRASSGRDVAATLDISQPTFNHHLRAALRKLLTLLYTD; from the coding sequence ATGATAGTGGACGACGGTCTCCGAATCCTGCTCGTCGAGGACAACCCGGGCGACGCTCGCCTGATCGAGGAGATGCTCCAAGAGACGGCCGTCCCGCTGGCGTCGGCCGAACGCGGTAGAGACCGTAGATCTGACGTCGACTGCGGAACCGAGGCGGTTGAAGTCCTTCGTGCCGATCGCCTCGAGACGGGACTCGAACGGTTAGCAGCGTCGTCGGTCGACATCGTATTGCTCGACCTGGGACTGCCGGACAGCTCGGGCCTGGACACGCTCACGACCGTCCTCGAGCGTTCCGCGGCCGTGCCGATCGTGGTGCTGACGGGGCTCTCCGACGAACGGGTCGGCGTCCGCGCCGTCCAGCAGGGCGCGCAGGCGTACCTCGTCAAAGACGAGATTACCAGCGAGCTGCTGACCCGATCGCTCCGACACGCGCTCGAACGTCACCAGCGCGAAACGCAGTTGACCGCGCTCTCGACGGTCTCGCGGGAATTGATGTCCATGACCTCTTTCGACGACATCGCGGAGCGAGCGGTCACGTCGGCGGCCGAGTCCCTCGATTTCCCCGTCGCCGCGATCTGTCTCTACGACACCGACCGGGGCGAGTTGCGGCCCCGCGCTGCCACCGACCGGGCCGAAGAACTGCTGTTCACCGAGGAACCGATCGACGACGCGGCCGAGGTCTCGACCCGCTTATCGGCGTCCTGTACGGAGATCGTGGAGCGCGTGTTCGCCACGAATCAGGTCGACGTCGCTACGGCCGACGACGCTCGGTCCTCCCTCTCGGACACCGACTCCCCGCTGCGAAGTCGGCTCACCTTCCCGCTCGGTACGCACGGCGTGTTCCTCGTCGGTTCGACGAACGCACTGACGATTCCGTCTATCGGCGTCGACTATGCGACGATCCTGGCGACGAACACGGAGGCGGCACTCGACCGGCTCAGCCGCGAACAGCGACTGCAGGAGCGGGAGGCCGAACTCGAGACGCAGACCGAGTCTCTCGAACGGCTCAACCGGATCAACGCCATGATCCGCGACGTCGTACAGAGCGTCGTCCACGCGACGACGCGAACCGAGATCGAGCAGGCCGTCTGCGATCAACTGGCGGCCGCCGATTCGTTTCGCTTCGCCTGGATCGGCGCCCACGACTCGCTCTCGGGGACGGTTACGCCGAACGCTCGGTCGGGTGTCGGGAACGGCTACCTCGACAGCGTCCCGTTCACGACCGACGGGGATTCGGCCGAGTGCGGCCCGGTCGAGGCCGCCGTGCGGACGCGGGAACTCCAGATCGTCGAGGACGTGGTCCAGACGCTGTCGTCCGCCTCACGGCGCGAGGAAGCGATGAAACGCGGGTATCGGTCTATCGCCAGCATTCCCCTCGTGTACGCGGAGACGCTGTACGGCATCCTCACGGTCTACGCGGACCGTCCGGGGATCTTCACCGAGCGAGTGCAGTCCGTGCTGACCGAACTCGGCGAGACGATCGCCCACGCGATCAACGCGGTCGAAAGCAAGCGAGCGCTGATCAGCGACCGGGTCGTCGAACTCAAGTTCGAGGTGCAGGACGCGGATATCGTCTTTCTCGAGCTGACCGCAGAGACCGGTTGCGAGTGTACCCTCGAGAGCGTCGTTCCGCGAATGGACGATCGGCTCCGGGTGTTCTTCTCGACCAGCGGCGCAGCGGTCGACGAAGTGGCCGAATTCGCCGAGCGAGCGCTCGGCATCGAGGAGTTCACGCTCGTCGCGGAGCGGGCGGCCGACTGCGTGTTCGAGTGTACACTGCGAGAGCCGAACGTCGTTTCGTTCTGTCTCACGCAGGGGGTGACGGTGCAGACGTTGACCGCGGCCGACGGCGCGGGCCAGCTGACGGTCGAACTCTCGAGCGACGCGGACGTCCGAGGGTTCGCAGAGCGCTTCCAGTCGGCGTATCCGGCGACGTCGCTGGTGGCGAGTCGGGAGGACGAGCGATCGGTACAGACGCGACAGGCGTTCCAGACGACGCTGGGGGACCGGCTGACGGATCGGCAGGCGGAGGTCCTGCGGACGGCCTTCTTCAGCGGCTACTTCGAATCGCCGCGCGCGAGCAGCGGACGGGACGTGGCAGCGACCCTCGATATCTCGCAGCCGACGTTCAACCATCACCTCCGCGCGGCCCTGCGAAAGCTATTGACGCTGCTCTACACCGACTGA
- the hisG gene encoding ATP phosphoribosyltransferase — translation MRIAVPNKGRLHEPTIDLLERAGLHLENGADRKLYADTVDPDVSVLFVRAADIPEYVADGAADLGITGYDQVCEARVDNVSELLDLEFGRCRLVLAAPEDGDIDGVDDLEGGIVATEFPNITEDFFADTGVEPDIVEVSGATELTPHVEMADAIVDITSTGTTLKMNRLAVVEEVLSSSVRLFGREDVLDDPKVEEVQTALSSVKQAEGKRYLMMNVPRERLDDVRDVIPGMGGPTVMDIAGEGGETSAGAGDDGGAVAVHAVVDERRVFETITEVKNAGASDILVTEIERLVE, via the coding sequence ATGCGAATCGCCGTTCCCAACAAGGGCCGCCTGCACGAGCCGACGATCGACCTCCTAGAGCGGGCGGGGCTCCACCTCGAGAACGGTGCCGACCGAAAACTGTACGCCGACACCGTCGACCCGGACGTCTCCGTCCTCTTCGTCCGGGCGGCTGACATCCCGGAGTACGTCGCCGACGGCGCGGCCGACCTCGGCATTACGGGGTACGACCAGGTCTGCGAAGCGCGCGTCGACAACGTCTCGGAACTGCTGGATCTGGAGTTCGGGCGCTGTCGGCTCGTCCTCGCGGCGCCCGAAGACGGCGACATCGACGGCGTCGACGACCTCGAGGGCGGCATCGTGGCTACGGAGTTCCCGAACATCACGGAAGACTTCTTCGCCGACACCGGCGTCGAGCCCGACATCGTCGAGGTCTCCGGAGCGACGGAGCTGACCCCCCACGTCGAGATGGCCGACGCCATCGTCGACATCACGAGCACGGGGACGACGCTGAAGATGAACCGGCTCGCGGTGGTCGAGGAGGTGCTCTCGAGTTCCGTTCGGCTGTTCGGTCGCGAGGACGTCCTCGACGATCCGAAGGTCGAGGAGGTCCAGACGGCGCTCTCGTCGGTCAAACAGGCCGAAGGAAAGCGCTACCTGATGATGAACGTGCCCCGAGAGCGACTGGACGACGTCCGCGACGTCATCCCCGGGATGGGCGGGCCGACGGTGATGGATATCGCCGGCGAAGGCGGGGAGACGTCGGCGGGAGCCGGAGACGACGGTGGGGCGGTGGCCGTCCACGCGGTCGTCGACGAACGACGGGTCTTCGAGACGATCACCGAGGTCAAAAACGCCGGCGCGAGCGACATTCTGGTGACCGAGATCGAGCGGCTGGTCGAGTAA
- a CDS encoding copper-translocating P-type ATPase has protein sequence MDDHDHRAEDGPESSDTARDDGERADRTERSLLEDEADDAERGRAEIRDRQERGDHVGHERGGHGEDHGGGMHSGGDHSDHGGGMHAGHETMFRRRFFVSTLLSIPVLLYSEMLQGWLGFSVPAFPGSEWISPVFAVIVFAYGGVPFLRMAVPELRERAPGMMTLISMAITVAFVYSLASVVVPTESAFFWELVTLIDIMLLGHWIEMRSVRRASSALDELARLMPDTAERITDDGESAGQRPADDRAQPGEIEEVPANELEEGDLVLVRPGASVPADGVVETGESDVNESMITGESAPVSKEPGDEVIGGTVNGDGSLRVRISATGEETTLAGIMRLVEEAQGSKSRTQALADRAAGWLFYVALGAAVVTALAWTIATGFDSAVIERVVTVLVIACPHALGLAIPLVVAINTSLAARNGMLVRDRIAMEQARTLDTVVFDKTGTLTEGEQGVVDIATVDGVSEEEALAMAATVEADSEHMIAQAIREAADDRDVSRRTAADFEALKGKGVRATVDGERIYVGGPNLLSELEGDVPSALERFADRAGGNAQTVVYLVREGKPVAAFALADVIREESYRVVDALHELGLEVAMMTGDSEDVARAVADDLGIDTVFAEVLPEDKDKKITELQEQGKSVAMVGDGVNDAPALTRADIGIAIGSGTDVAVQSADIILVQNNPMDVVRLVKLSRASYRKMQQNLVWAAGYNVFALPLAAGILAPIGILLSPAVGALLMSLSTVIVAINAQFLRRTDLSVPSLPGVSTPREPRPAD, from the coding sequence ATGGACGATCACGACCACCGAGCCGAGGACGGTCCGGAATCATCCGATACCGCTCGAGACGACGGCGAGCGGGCCGACCGGACCGAACGGTCGCTGCTCGAGGACGAGGCCGACGACGCCGAGCGGGGGCGAGCCGAGATCCGCGATCGGCAGGAACGCGGGGATCACGTCGGCCACGAGCGCGGTGGCCACGGCGAGGATCACGGTGGTGGGATGCATTCCGGTGGCGACCACAGCGACCACGGTGGCGGGATGCACGCCGGCCACGAGACGATGTTCCGGCGCCGATTCTTCGTTTCGACGCTGCTCTCGATCCCCGTCCTGCTCTACAGCGAGATGCTTCAGGGGTGGCTCGGCTTCTCGGTGCCGGCGTTCCCCGGCAGCGAGTGGATCAGCCCCGTCTTCGCGGTGATCGTCTTCGCCTACGGCGGCGTCCCCTTCCTTCGGATGGCCGTCCCGGAACTGCGCGAGCGCGCGCCGGGGATGATGACGCTCATCTCGATGGCGATCACCGTCGCGTTCGTCTACAGCCTCGCGAGCGTCGTCGTCCCCACCGAGTCGGCCTTCTTCTGGGAGTTGGTGACGCTGATCGACATCATGTTGCTGGGCCACTGGATCGAGATGCGCAGCGTCCGGCGGGCCTCGAGCGCGCTGGACGAACTGGCGCGACTCATGCCCGACACGGCCGAGCGGATTACGGACGACGGCGAGAGCGCGGGACAACGTCCCGCGGATGACCGGGCGCAGCCCGGTGAAATAGAGGAGGTCCCGGCGAACGAACTCGAGGAAGGCGACCTGGTGCTCGTCCGGCCGGGCGCGAGCGTGCCAGCCGACGGCGTGGTCGAGACGGGCGAGTCGGACGTCAACGAGTCGATGATCACCGGCGAATCGGCGCCGGTCTCGAAGGAGCCCGGCGACGAGGTCATCGGCGGGACGGTCAACGGCGACGGCAGCCTCCGCGTGCGCATCAGCGCGACGGGCGAGGAGACGACGCTGGCCGGCATCATGCGGCTGGTCGAGGAGGCCCAGGGGAGCAAATCGCGAACACAGGCGCTGGCCGACCGCGCCGCGGGCTGGCTGTTCTACGTCGCCCTCGGCGCGGCCGTCGTCACGGCGCTCGCGTGGACGATCGCGACCGGCTTCGATTCGGCGGTGATTGAGCGGGTCGTCACCGTCCTCGTCATCGCCTGCCCGCACGCGCTCGGGCTGGCGATTCCGCTAGTGGTCGCGATCAACACCTCGCTGGCCGCGCGCAACGGGATGCTCGTCCGGGATCGCATCGCGATGGAACAGGCCCGGACCCTCGATACCGTCGTCTTCGACAAGACCGGGACGCTCACCGAGGGCGAACAGGGCGTGGTCGATATCGCGACAGTTGACGGCGTTTCCGAGGAAGAGGCACTCGCGATGGCGGCTACCGTAGAGGCTGACTCGGAACACATGATCGCGCAGGCGATTCGCGAAGCGGCCGACGACCGCGACGTCTCGAGGCGGACCGCCGCCGACTTCGAAGCGCTGAAAGGCAAGGGCGTCCGCGCGACGGTCGACGGGGAGCGGATCTACGTCGGCGGGCCGAATCTCCTCTCGGAACTCGAGGGCGACGTTCCGTCGGCGCTCGAGCGATTTGCCGACAGAGCCGGCGGGAACGCACAGACGGTCGTCTATTTAGTTCGTGAAGGGAAACCGGTCGCTGCGTTCGCGCTCGCCGACGTCATCCGCGAGGAGAGTTATCGGGTCGTCGACGCGCTCCACGAACTGGGGCTCGAGGTGGCGATGATGACCGGGGACTCCGAAGACGTCGCCCGCGCCGTCGCGGACGACCTCGGCATCGACACGGTCTTCGCCGAGGTGTTGCCGGAGGATAAAGACAAGAAGATCACGGAGCTCCAGGAGCAGGGGAAATCCGTCGCGATGGTCGGCGACGGGGTCAACGACGCGCCGGCGCTCACCAGAGCCGACATCGGCATCGCGATCGGGAGCGGGACGGACGTCGCCGTCCAGTCGGCGGACATCATCCTCGTCCAGAACAACCCGATGGACGTGGTCCGGCTCGTCAAGCTGAGCCGCGCGAGCTACCGGAAGATGCAACAGAACCTCGTCTGGGCCGCGGGCTACAACGTCTTCGCGCTCCCGCTGGCGGCGGGGATCCTCGCGCCGATCGGAATTCTGCTCTCGCCGGCCGTCGGTGCCTTACTCATGTCGCTGAGCACGGTGATCGTCGCGATCAACGCGCAGTTCCTCCGGCGGACCGATCTCTCGGTGCCGAGCCTGCCGGGCGTTTCCACGCCGCGGGAGCCCCGGCCAGCAGACTGA